From Vigna unguiculata cultivar IT97K-499-35 chromosome 5, ASM411807v1, whole genome shotgun sequence, the proteins below share one genomic window:
- the LOC114183543 gene encoding protein NDR1-like — protein MAAAQDSCCTRCTTFVITIGLTALFLWLSMRVDEPHLYLEKIYVPTLNKTLNPSPGNTTILFTLRLANRNKDTGIKYDDVQLTFKVFVSNNTTRPLGNATVQRFYQGRNKKAFKPGSLNGGGNLTTTVAGKVVYRVDFTTAIKYKIIWWYTKRHRLWGGASVEMNDSGSKVNRKPVRLGGKNPVVIPSGAPQFRGCYRALVTCFVAASVLDAHGINCLEFIIFHFCVYYFI, from the coding sequence ATGGCGGCGGCGCAGGATAGCTGCTGCACACGCTGCACCACCTTCGTTATAACCATAGGTCTAACCGCGCTGTTCCTGTGGCTGAGTATGCGCGTGGACGAACCCCATTTGTACCTCGAAAAAATTTACGTTCCTACCCTCaacaaaaccctaaatccctCTCCCGGAAACACCACCATCCTCTTCACCCTCAGGCTCGCCAACAGGAACAAGGACACCGGAATCAAATACGACGACGTTCAGCTCACTTTCAAGGTCTTCGTCAGCAACAACACCACGCGCCCTCTCGGGAACGCCACCGTGCAGCGCTTCTACCAGGGCCGCAACAAGAAGGCCTTCAAGCCTGGCTCCCTCAACGGCGGCGGTAACCTCACCACGACGGTTGCCGGGAAGGTGGTGTACCGCGTGGACTTCACTACGGCGATCAAGTACAAGATTATTTGGTGGTACACGAAACGGCACCGTTTGTGGGGAGGGGCAAGTGTGGAAATGAACGATTCCGGGTCGAAAGTGAACCGGAAACCCGTCAGGCTTGGCGGTAAAAACCCGGTGGTGATCCCGTCCGGCGCACCCCAATTCCGTGGATGCTATCGTGCACTTGTCACTTGTTTTGTGGCTGCTTCTGTTCTTGATGCTCATGGGATTAATTGCCTCGAGTTTATCATTTTTCACTTTTgtgtgtattattttatttaa
- the LOC114184098 gene encoding pentatricopeptide repeat-containing protein At4g04790, mitochondrial-like — MQVRYVRSLSSGFRSRSATKSATSKPQPSSSSSSTSLCLSELDEDFMLSSLKLKQLSDSGDSADGVFKHISSIFHAGKSAKKPGSGEIDGAKEFERVQNLSWLSSISQNNILLQRKEQSHKKKQKFVFEVSQEIRFQKLVEVSAKMLGPETTLDLFGKLGRKPVSKGYNALVEMCIDKARGTDDEGIAVELGKVFNLFKSMRKQGLELEDQTYRPLLLYIIDMRMVEEFQFFYVIIKEENPSSVARLGYYEMLLWLRVNNEEKIQSICNYIAENDSEDMSVIRENVLLALCESERTEEILKLLEIIDIKDLSSVESVAMVFQALGRLLLEPVAEKFLFHLKNSDHEANNITNFIACYVVSIPNLLVEDVKKKFKDLHHRLEVSPSSSSYEKIILHSCALHKVNVALDIVNEMCEAGLTLSTDVLHSMLQICDDTSEYNLKNISDGVRILEHMPCADRKPDS; from the exons ATGCAAGTGCGCTACGTTCGAAGTCTAAGCTCTGGGTTCCGTTCACGTTCAGCCACCAAAAGTGCCACTTCCAAACCTCAaccttcatcatcttcttcttcaaccTCGTTATGCCTTTCGGAACTTGATGAGGATTTCATGCTCTCAAGCCTCAAGCTTAAACAACTCTCTGATTCAG GAGATTCGGCTGACGGGGTGTTTAAGCATATTTCTTCTATTTTCCATG CTGGTAAGTCAGCCAAGAAACCTGGTTCTGGGGAAATTGATGGTGCAAAGGAGTTTGAAAGAGTGCAAAATCTATCGTGGTTGTCGAGCATCTCTCAGAACAATATATTATTGCAACGGAAAGAGCAATCtcataaaaagaaacaaaagttcGTGTTTGAAGTCTCTCAAGAAATTCGTTTTCAGAAGTTAGTTGAAGTCTCTGCAAAAATGCTGGGACCAGAGACTACCCTTGACTTGTTTGGTAAACTTGGACGAAAACCAGTTTCCAAAGGATACAATGCATTGGTAGAAATGTGCATAGATAAAGCCAGGGGAACTGATGATGAAGGCATCGCAGTAGAACTGGGGAAggtttttaacctttttaaatCAATGAGGAAACAAGGTTTAGAGCTAGAGGACCAAACGTATCGCCCACTTCTTTTGTATATAATTGATATGCGTATGGTTGAGGAGTTTCAGTTTTTCTATGTTATTATCAAAGAGGAGAATCCCAGTTCAGTTGCAAGGCTGGGTTACTATGAAATGTTGTTGTGGTTGAGAGTTAATAATGAAGAAAAGATTCAGAGTATTTGTAATTATATTGCAGAGAATGACAGTGAGGACATGTCTGTTATACGAG AAAATGTTCTGTTGGCTCTTTGTGAAAGTGAACGGACAGAGGAGATTTTGAAGCTGTTGGAAATCATAGACATAAAAGACCTTTCATCTGTTGAATCTGTAGCAATGGTATTTCAGGCATTAGGAAGATTACTATTGGAACCTGTGGCAGAGAAGTTCCtttttcacttaaaaaatagTG ATCATGAagcaaataatattacaaaCTTCATTGCTTGCTATGTCGTTAGCATTCCAAATTTATTG GTTGAGGATGTCAAAAAAAAGTTCAAAGATTTGCACCATAGACTAGAAGTTTCACCTTCATCCTCATCATATGAGAAGATCATTTTACATAGCTGTGCATTGCACAAg GTTAATGTAGCACTTGATATTGTCAATGAAATGTGTGAAGCAGGTTTGACACTATCAACTGACGTATTACACTCAATGTTACAAATTTGTGACGACACATCTGAATATAATTTG